gAGGAGGGCAAACTATAACCTGAGTTAGGCTAGTTAATACTTTCAAAATATCAGAGTTGCGCATCCCTATACTCCTAAGGAAGTTGATCCTCGGCAGTATTCCATCTTCAATGCTGTAATGAAGAAGCTGTGGATGTTTAGTGACCATTTTCACTATGCAATCCCTGGGTGCCCCCAGCTCCTTCGAAAGAAAACCCAAGCGAGCATTCCATGAACTGTCAATCCGTTGAACCAGAATTTGAGGGCTCAACTGCAAAACTTTGGTCAAATCAGCTCTCTTAATACCAACCTCTTCAACCAAATATCTGACTGTCGGTTTTAGAGAGTGTTCAACGCTATAAGAAAACAGGGAGGGAGCAGCAGCAATTATCTGCCCTATTCTGGAGTCTGGGACACCCAAACCCAACAAAAATGAAACATGGGACTTCAGGTTATCTACTGTGTACTCTAGAATTTGTGGTTGCCTTAGAAGCATCTTTCTGATGTCTCTATGCTTGACACCAACACTCAACAAGTATTCCAACCTTTCCTGTGCGGAAGCCACATTAATCTGAAGAGAGGGCATGTGTCTCTCATAGATTTGGATGAAGTGTGATTCCTTTAGTCCAAATGTGCTCAGATAATCAAGAAGTGGATACCATTTCTTATCCAGATCTAACTCATCAGACAGTTGACGGTACTTGCCCTCTGTAGATTTTCCGGACTTCATCTGCAATCAACATAAACAATGAAGACCTTCCTTGCAATCCGTTCATGTTCAGGATGGGATTTAGTAGCTTGTAATGTTACCAGATAGTACCTTTCCTCGGCCATCTATATCAATGGAATCTATTTCCTTCATTCCATTTGAAGCATCACGGTAATTTCTATTCACTTGGGTGTTCTTGCGGTTTCCAGTATCAAATCTGCTGCCCATAACTTTCAAACCTTGCCTGGATTTCAATGATTGATTATCCCACTCCCTCTTTGGCTGTCTGCGGTCGCCTACAAGAGTACAAGTAAAGATTAATTGTCATCAAAACCCTCAACACACACCTCTAAGGGTCTCTACTCTCTAAAATACCTTGCTTTGTGTTTGTTTCATCGTCTGACTGAAAGCTTTGTGATTCAAC
This genomic stretch from Macadamia integrifolia cultivar HAES 741 chromosome 2, SCU_Mint_v3, whole genome shotgun sequence harbors:
- the LOC122072292 gene encoding transcription termination factor MTERF9, chloroplastic translates to MAVTTCLDFNFSTNTLSSSSSASFLSRIHFLGEKSGVGGRRGSRRSINSSFVALSTHSNPKILKSNRRSRFGQRLSPYDSDDDGDDGGGVGFDVDSDDEFPEDSSPWDDEFAEIEEFSVESQSFQSDDETNTKQGDRRQPKREWDNQSLKSRQGLKVMGSRFDTGNRKNTQVNRNYRDASNGMKEIDSIDIDGRGKMKSGKSTEGKYRQLSDELDLDKKWYPLLDYLSTFGLKESHFIQIYERHMPSLQINVASAQERLEYLLSVGVKHRDIRKMLLRQPQILEYTVDNLKSHVSFLLGLGVPDSRIGQIIAAAPSLFSYSVEHSLKPTVRYLVEEVGIKRADLTKVLQLSPQILVQRIDSSWNARLGFLSKELGAPRDCIVKMVTKHPQLLHYSIEDGILPRINFLRSIGMRNSDILKVLTSLTQVLSLSLEKNLKPKYSYLVNELQNEVKSLTKYPTYLSLSLDQRIRPRHQFLVALRKAPEGPFPLSSFVPTDESFCHQWAGTSLDKYLAFRQSLLLKEFAKKYQKKR